ATCATCCGCTCCGGCGGTCCCGATTTGGCGCTGGAACTAGAGAAGAGAGGCTATGACTGGCTGATTAACCCGTAACATGCAACCCATCAGAACAATGATAGAACAACAATACAAGGATCTGTTTCAACAGTTTCGCAGCGAACTAGATGCCAACTCCGTGGAGGGGTTGAACCGGCACCGGGATGCTGCATTCGACCGTTTTCAGCAGATCGGATTCCCCACCTCCCGCGAGGAGGATTACAAGCACTCCAACGTGGCACGCGTCTTCGATACAGACCTAGGTCTGAACCTGCGCAACATACCCATCCCGGTGAATCCCTACGATGCGTTCAAGTGCGACGTGCCCAACCTCTCCACCCATCTTTATTTCCTGATCAACGACCGTTACTACGACAAGCCGCTGGCGAACGACCCTCTGCCGGAGGGGGTATTCGTTGGGAGCCTGCAGCGTTTCTCGGAAGTCTATCCGGATATCTTCAATGCTCACTATGGGCAGATTGCCGACTACTCCGACAACGGCGTGGTGGCCTACAACACCATGTTCGCGCAGGATGGCTTCGTAGTATATGTGCCGAAGAACGTAACGGTGGAGAAACCGCTACAGCTGATTAACATCCTACGCGGCGGGGTGGACCTTAGCGTAAACCGCCGCTTGCTGATCATCGCCGAGGAGAACGCTCATGTGAAGCTCCTGGTGTGCGACCATGCAGTGGATGATGTGCACTTTGTGGTAACACAGGTGACAGAGGTCTCTGCCGCTGCACATGCACAAGTGGATGTCTACGAGCTGGAAGAGAACTCATCGAAGGTGACTCGTCTCAACAATCTCTTCAGTGAGCAGATGGAGCATTCGCACGTAGCAACCAGTGCAATTACCCTTCACAACGGCTACACACGCAACAATTACCGCTTTAGAATCCTGGGAGAGCACGCCCATGTGGATGCCGGGGGGCTGGCCATTTGTGACGGTAGTCAGCACATCGATAACTTTGCCTTCCTCGATCATGCCGTACCTCATTGCACCAGCAACGAGCTCTTCAAGACAGTGCTCGACGACCGGGCTACCGGTGTCTTTTGCGGGAAAATATTGGTAGAGAAAGATGCACAGAAGACACAGGCTTACCAGAACAACCGCAACCTGCTGGCTTCCTCAACGGCGCAGATGTTCTCCAAGCCGCAGCTGGAGATCTATGCCGATGACGTGAAGTGTTCACACGGCCTCACCACCGGTCAGCTCGATGAGGAGGCACTCTTTTACATGCGTGCCCGCGGTATCGACAAGGATGAGGCGAAGCTGTTGCTGATGGTGGCCTTCACACGAGATGTGGTTGATCTGGTACGGATTGATACCCTTCAGGAACGCTTGGCGATGCTGATCGAGAAGCGGTTTCGCGGTGAACTGATGCGTTGTGGTAATTGCAACGTATGCAAGTAGTTGAAAAAGCATGTTGAAACTGATAGATATCGACAAGATCAGGGCTGATTTCCCAATTCTTACGCGTGAGGTTTACGGGAAACGACTGGTATACTTCGACAACGCGGCCACCACACAAAAGCCACGTTGTGTAATCGACAAAATTACAGAGATGTACACCACCGTGAATGCCAATGTGCATCGCGGTGTGCATCTCCTCAGCCAGGAGGCCACAGAGGAGCATGAAGCCTCCCGTAGGGTGGTGCAGCAATTCATACATGCCGCCTCACCCAACGAGATTGTTTTTACCCGTGGTGCCACCGAGTCGATTAACCTGGTGGCTTCCACTTACTGCAGCACATTTTGCCGCGAAGGGGATGAAATCCTGATCAGCGCCATGGAGCACCACTCCAATATCGTGCCCTGGCAGATGCAGGCGGAGCGGTTGGGGCTCAAACTGCGGGTGGCACCCATCAATGAACAGGGAGAGCTGTTGCTCAGCGAACTGGAGCAGCTGATCACTCCCCGCACGAAGCTGATCGCCGTCACCCATATCTCAAATGTGCTGGGGACGATCAACCCGATCAGAGAGATCATCGAGATCGCCCATCGGCAGGAGGTGCCGGTGTTGATCGATGCTGCCCAGAGCGTCCAGCACACCACGGTGGATGTGCAGGCGCTCGATTGCGACTTCCTGGTCTTCTCCTCTCACAAGATCTACGGGCCAACCGGTGTGGGGGTGCTCTACGGTAAGGAGAAGTGGCTCAACGCTCTGCCACCCTACCAGGGTGGGGGAGAGATGATCTCCACTGTTTCGTTCGAGAAGACCACCTACAACACCCTTCCCTATAAGTTCGAAGCAGGTACTCCCGACTATGTAGGTACAGCAGCGCTCGCCGAGGCACTTCGATACGTCAGCGCTATAGGCATCGACAGGATCGCTGCCTACGAGCAGGAGCTACTCAGCTACGCCACCGAAAAGTTGTTGGCAATTAACGGCTTGCGTATCATCGGTACATCCGTGGAGAAGAGCAGCGTGATCTCCTTCCTGGTGGAGGGGGTACACCCTTACGACATGGGGACGCTCCTCGACCGGATGGGCATCGCCGTGCGTACCGGTCACCACTGTGCCGAGCCGCTGATGCGTTTGCTGGGTGTTGAGGGCACTGTACGCGCCTCCTTCGCCTTCTACAACACCCGCAAAGAGGTGGATCTGCTTGTGGAGGGCATCGTCCGAATCGTTAAAATGTTTCGTGCATAGAGCCATTCTCTCTCATTTGTTTATCTTTGCTGCCTGACGAACAATGTTCCATGAAAAAAGTGCTTCAGGGTTATAGCAGCAATGAAGATCATACCCTTTTCATTCTTCTTAGGAAGAGGGATCAGGAAGCTTTTGAGATGATATACCGCAAGTATCATCGTTATCTCTATGCGCTGGCAATGAAGTACCTCAAGAACACTCATCTGGCGGAGGATGCGGTACAGCATGTCTTCGTGAAGCTATGGGAGAGCACCCACGACATCCACATCGAGGTCAACCTGAAGAACTACCTCTACACCATGACCAAGAATTATATCCTCAATTTCATCCGCGACAACAAGGCAAAGGTGACGCTCAGTTACGAGCAGGCACAGTTCGACCTGCCGGAAGAGGAGCATATTCTGAGGGCGATGGAGGAACGGCAGACACAGGAACTGCTCTATCGCGGCATCGATCAGCTGCCGCCGCAGAAAAAAGAGGTGTGCCGCCGCAAGCTGGAGAGTGACGACAGCAACCAGCAGATTGCCGAGAAGATGGGTATCTCGGTGCACACGGTGAAATCGCATTACCAAGAGTCTCTGAAGCTCTTGCGCAGCTATTTTGAGAAAGTGAAAATGATTTTGTTGTAAAAATAAGACCGGCAACTCATATCTTTTGCCGGGAATTGTGTCAATCAATAAAAGTGCAGGCTTGATGCTGAGAAAGGAGAGAGACATAGTGAAGAAAGTGATTGCTGAGAACGCTTCAAAACAGGAGGCGCGTGATGTGGTGGAGTGGTTTTCCGGTTCCATTGAAGGTCAGCAGGCTCTTTCGGATATGATTGACCGCGATGCCTACCTGATGGAGGGTGATCCCCATACGGGACGGTCGTTCACTCCGCTGCAATCCGACTTGCTCTTCAGCAACATAGAGCGAAAAATCAGACTCAGACAAATCCGCAAACAGGCGCTGCGTATCGCCGCGGTGCTTCTTCCGCTGTTGCTGATCACCGGCTTCGGCTTCTACATCAACAGCCGAACCTCACTCTTCGAGGGAACCACCTACACCGAACTTTACGTGCCCAAGGGAGAGGATGCCCGCATCTTCTTTCAGGATGGTACCGAGGTGTTTCTCAATGCCGACACCCGCATTCGTTACCCAGAGCGTTTCGGCCTGCTACGCCGTGAGGTATGGCTCGACGGAGAGGCTTACTTCAACGTGAAAGAGAACAAACGACGCTCCTTCGAGGTGCACTCACAGAATACCACCGTTGAGGTACTGGGAACCTCTTTCAATGTAAACTCCTACCGTGAGAGCGACAAAATTCGGGTCACTCTCGACGAGGGGAGCATCGTCTTCCGCACCCAACACAACGGTTCCACTCTCTCGCCTGGCCAACAGGCAGAATATGACAAGATCACCGGCCAGCTGGTGGTGACCAACCTGATGCACCCATCCAACCAGTCACTCTGGAAGAACAACCTGCTCTATTTCTACGATTCACCGCTCTCAGAGGTGATCAACGTCCTGGAACGACGCTATAATGTGGAGTTCAACCTCCTCACTCCCGAGGCCCTTAACTACAGTTATACCCTTACCACCCGTCATCAGTCGCTCGACTCGGTTCTGATTGAGATGCAAAAGATCGCACCGGTGCGGTTTACTCTTGGTGAGAATGGGGTAGATGTTTCCCTTTAAAGCATTTTTTATCACATTTTTTTGCTTTTCACTCATCCTATTTCCATCCATCTGTGTCAATAGTGTAAAGAAACAAAAAGAATGTTTCTTGAATGTTAATTTCAGAGACGGTCTAACGACCGATGTGATTCTTTTTTAATGTATAACTAAATATGAAAAACAGACCATGGGAAAAATTCCAATGAAAAGAGGCCTGATGCTGCTGCTTTCCCTTTTCGTGTTGGGCACTGTGATGCTCTCCGCGCAGAAGGTGAACCTCAACTACAGCAAGGCAACACTGAGAACAGTACTGGAAAGCATCACCGAACAGACGGGCCATACCCTGGCTTTCAGTAAGGAGGTGGTGAACCTGAACGAAGAACTGAAATTCCCGCTTTTTTCTAACCAGATTATTGTCAATTACACGTAATCTACTGATAAATACTGAAAATATTTTAGCAAACCCTTGTTTTTCTCAAACAATATGGTTATATTTGTAACCATATTAAAGATTCACTGTCATGGGAAAAAGGGTCATCGAGATCAAGGCGAAGAATGGAACGGTATATCTCTACGAGGATGAGTCATACTGGGACAGGGAAAAGGGTTACTCAACGCACAAGCGCACCTGTATTGGCAAGAAGGGGGCAGATGGTGAGGCTATTTACAACACTTACTATAGGAACCGGGAAAAGATGCATCAACTAGCCGCAGAGGTAAAGAAGCCCAACGAGGTATCCAACACCACATTCGTTGGAGAGACGATGATACTTGACAAGGTGACCCGGGATACTGGTGTTTCACGCGTTTTGACCGAGAGCTACGGGGAGAATGATGCCCGCAAGATCATCGCGTTGTCATACTACCAGATATGTCGGGGGAAGGCATTGAGCAACGCGGAAGACTGGTTGGAGCAGCGCGGTTTGGGGAAGATGGGGTTGAGTTCACAAAGGGTGTCCGAATTGCTCGGGAGATTGAAGCAAGACAAGGTGAACACGTTCTTTCAACTCTGGGCGGGGGAACACGCGGAAAAAGGGAGCCAGCTATTCGATTTGACCAGCGTGAGTACCTACGGCAAACGAAACCCTTACGCGGAGTACGGGTACAACAGGGATAGGGAAAACCTCGAGCAAATCAACCTGGCACTGCTGACCTCGTGTGGGAGCGGGCTGCCTATGTGGTACCAGGTGCTCCCCGGGAGCATGTCCGACAAGGTGATCCTGGATCAGGTGTTGTCGATGATGAAGAAGATGGAAGTCCCAAGGTTTACCTTCGTGGGTGATCGCGGTTTTTATAGTGACTACAACCTTGAGCTGTTGTCACGCGAGGGCTACAAGTTCACCATCCCGGTGCCGTCCAATGTCGCATGGCAAAAGAAATTGATTGCGGAACATCGCGACACACTTGTGCGCCCGGGGAACCTGATCGAGGAAAATGGGAGTATCATGTACGGGAAGACCATCTACAAGACTACCCCTGCTCATGGCAGAACCTGGTATCACCTGTATTTTGACCCCGCGAGAAAAGACAAGATCATAGCCTCTTTCATGCAAAAGCTAAGGGCTTTGAAAGATGAGCTGGAAGCAGACAAGCTTGTAGAATCACACCGGACGATGTATGAGCGTTACTTCATCGTCAAGGAGACCCCGGTTCGGGGCCGGTCGGTGAATTATAACGATGAGGCGATACAGGAGTTCATCAACAGTGACAGTTGTTACTGGGTACTGATCTCTACCTCAGCCAAAACGGCGGTTCAGGCACTGGAACAATACCGGGAGAGAAACGGTGTGGAATTGTACTTCGATGATGAGAAGAATCTCCTGGACTTGAGACGCCTGAAGAACCATAGCGAGCAGACGATCAAGGGAAAAATTTTCGTGACCTTCATCTCTCTGATCATCCTTGCAAGGTTACGAAAGATGGTGGACCAGATTGACAAGAAGAAACGCAAACACTGGTCTGAACAAGATATGTTGCGCAAGGTGGAAACTTATGCAAGGGTTCACTTCGAGGGAAAATACAAGGATGTGTACTCCACACCCACCGCGGCTCAGCGACTAGTCTTCGACCTCCTGGAGATACCATACACCTTCAAGGGTAAGGAAAGTACATCGGGAAGAGAGCTGTAAATATGGTTACAAAAGCACGGGATTTTCGGGAAGAAGTAACCATCCGGGAGCAGAACACCGAACTGGAAACAGTTCTGAAACAACTGCTCACCCCCCGTCAGATCGGGTACGAGATCCGGGAGAACAAGATCTACATCTTTGATCAATCTCTTGCAGAAACAGAAACAGGGCAGCCTGTCACACAACAGGTGAACCTCACCGGTAGGGTGACAGACGAGAATGGGGAGCCAGTGATCGGAGCCAATATCTCCGTGCCCGGTACAACAACCGGTACCGTTACCGACTATGATGGCTATTACGCCCTCACAGTGCCGAAGGGCTCTACTCTTCGCTTCTCCTATATTGGATACCTTGATAGGGAGTATAATATCACCAGCCAGACACAGCTCAACGTACAGTTGCTCGAGGATACCGAGGTGTTGGATGAACTCATCGTAGTGGGCTATGGTGTGCAACGCAAGAGTGTTGTTACCGCTGCCATCAGCAAAGTGACTGCAGAAGAGTTGAACGTTACCCGTCCATCTCGCGTGGAGGATGCCCTAAAAGGCAAGGTCTCCGGTGTGCAGATCACACAAAGCTCAGGTCAGCCCGGCTCCGATTCCAAGGTACGCATCCGCGGTATCGGTACCATTAACAACAGCGAACCCCTTTATATTGTGGACGGTATGATTGTGGGTGGTGGTATCAACTACCTCAATCCTGTCGACATCGAGTCGGTGGAGATCCTGAAGGATGCCGCATCGGCAGCCATCTATGGGGCACGTGCCGCCAACGGTGTGATCCTAGTCACAACAAAGAAAGGTACGAAAGGCAAGGCCAGCGTCAACTATGATGTGAGCTACGGTTGGCAGAATCCTTGGAAGAAAAGGGAGATCCTCAACGCAGAGGAGTACATGGTGATCATGAACGAGATGCAACTCAACGATGGCAACCTGCCACGCTACAACAACGAACAGGTGATGGGCGCAGGTGTTGGTACCGACTGGCAGGATGAAACCTTCTATTACAACGCACCGGTTCAGAACCACCAGGTGAGCGTCTCCGGCGGCTCGGACGACCTGCTCTACTTCCTCTCCTTCGGATTTTTCGACCAGGCCGGTATCGTGGGAGGTAACTATGACAAATCGAACTACCGTCGTTACAGCCTCCGTTCAAACTCCACCTATACCGTTTTCGAAGCTGACGATCGCAGTTTTCTCAATAAGGTGACCGTGGGTGCCAACATTGGATACTCCAGGGATAAGTCGACCGGTATTGAAACCAACTCGGAGTACGGCTCCATCCTGGGTAGTGCCCTCACCTTCTCACCACTGGTGTCGGTCTATGCCGATGAGGCGACCGCCGCCGGTATCCTGGCACAATACCCACATGCCGTGACAGATGGTGATCGTGTCTTTTCCCTTCCTCCCGCCGGCTTCCAGGAAATCGCCAACCCTGTGGGAATGCTACACCAGCCATCCGCGGGATTCAACAACTCCGACAAGTTTGTAAGCTCCTTCTGGGGTGAATTGCAAATCCTGCCCGAACTGAAGTTCAGGACCACCTATGGTGCCGACCTGGCTTTCTGGGGCTACGACTCCTATACCTTCCCCTACTTCTTGGCCACACAGGGCAAGGACCAGCAGTTCAGTACCGTGCAGAGCGAGATGAACAGGGGTTATAGCTGGCAGCTTGAAAACTACCTCTCCTATGCCAAGAGCTTCAATGAGGTGCACAACCTCTCAGCCGTGGCCGGTGTATCGGCATCACGCTATCGCTACCGCAACCTTGGCGGCAACGACCGTGACCTGCTGGAGACCAGCCCTTCCAAGGCCAACATCAATTCAGCCATCGCAGACAGACAACTTGAACGTGCCTGGGGTGGCACCGGCGGATACGACTTCACCGGTACAGCCTCCTATTTTGGTCGCGTCGACTACAACTATGCAGAGCGTTACATGTTGCAGGCCACCATGCGTCGCGACGGTTCTACCAGCTTCGGTCCCAACAACAAATGGGGTGTGTTCCCCTCCTTCTCGGTGGGATGGAACATGACAAATGAAGCCTTCATGGCGAACCGGCCCGAGTGGTTTGACTACATGAAGTTGCGTTTCAGCTGGGGTAAGAATGGTAACGACCGTATCGGTAATTTCCTCTACACTTCTCTGATGAACGGTGGACAGAACTACTACTTTGGTGGTGGCTACCAGGTGAACGAGGCTGATCCCGCCAAGGTGGGTGAGATCACCGGATCCATGCAGTATGGCAGCTCTCCCGGATACATCCCCAACCCTAACGTGAAGTGGGAAGAGTCGGTACAGACCGACCTTGGACTTGAGGCCCGTTTTCTCAACAGCCGCCTCACCTTCGGCTTCGACTACTTCGTGAAAGCCACCAACGACATGCTGATGTATCAGCCTATCCCCTCCTACGTGGGTCTGGGTGCCCCCATCGCCAACGTGGGTGACATGGAGAACCGCGGTGTGGAATTTGAATTGGGATGGAAGAACAGCGCGGGCGATTTCAACTACTTCATCTCCGCCAACGCCTCCTACCTGCAGAACAAGCTGATCAACCTGGGTAACGAGACAGGTGAGCAGATCTACGAGAACGCGGGTGCCTCCGGTGTGGGTAGTTACGTGAAGGGTATGAACGGTGAGGTGTTCCCCTACTTCTACGGTTTCAAGACCGACGGCCTCTTCCAGAACCAGGCTGAAGTGGACGGTTATGTGAATGGTGAGGGTGCCAGACTGCAGCCTACCGCCAAACCGGGTGATGTACGTTTCGTCGATACCAACGGCGACGGTAGCATCAGCGACGATGACAAGACCAAGATCGGCAAGGGAGCTCCCGACTGGACCTACGGGCTCACCCTGGGTGCCGACTGGAAGGGCTTCGACGCGAACCTCTTCTTCCAGGGAACCTATGGTAATGATATCTTCGACTTCGCACAACGTGGTGACATCCCCGCGGCCAACCGCCCGGCATGGATACTGGATCGCTGGCACGGCGAAGGGACCTCCAACCGGATGCCCCGTATGACTTCGGCCAACCCCAACAGTAACTGGCGCTCCTCCGACCTTTACATTAAGGATGGCTCTTATGTCCGCCTGAAATCGGCTCAGCTGGGCTATACCCTGCCTGATGCGCTGACGAAGAAGATCTCCATTCAGCGGCTGCGACTCTATGTGTCGGCTGACAACCTGCTCACCTTCACCGGTTACGACGGCTTTGACCCCGAGATCGCTTCAGGCGGTTATACCACCATCGGTATCGACCGCGGTATCTATCCGCAGGCCAGAACCATCTCACTGGGTGCCAATATCTCATTTTAAAATATAGTATCACTATGAAACAATATATAAACCTACTGATCATCATGCTGCTGGCGGGATTCATCTCCTGTAGCGACGACTTCCTGACCAACTCGACCACCGAGCAGCAGGCAGCCGGCGAGCCCGCCACCGAGGGGGCTATCCTTTCCAACCTGGCAGCGACCTACCAGATCCTGCTCTTCGACAGCTATGCCGACAACAACTACAACAGCCTTGTGCTGATGTCGGACCTCCGTTCAGACGATATCTTCAAGGGGGGTGGTGACGCCGGCGACCAGCACCAGCTCTACCTGCTCTCGCTCTTCACCACCACGCCGCAGGAGAATATCAACGGATTGTGGAACATCTTCTACTCCGGTCTGGCACGTGCCAACAACGTGATCTCTGCCTGTGAGAACGCAGTGGGCTTCGATACCGAGGCAGATATCAAAAAACTGAATCAGTACAAGGCGGAAGCGCATTTTCTGCGTGCCTATTACACCCACTGGCTCTGGAAGTTCTGGGGCAATGTACCCTACTTTGAGGAGCCACTCACCGAGCCTCCCTACATGACCCGGCAATACAGCGCCGATGAGGTCTATGCCGAGATCATGGAGGATATTGATGTGGCTACCACCGAGGGGTACCTTCCCTTGAAGACGGTCGGCATCAACGCCGGACGCATCAACCGGGCAGCAGCCCTGATGCTTAAGGCCCGCGTGGTGCTCTACCAGAAGGATGCAGCACGCTACGGCGAAGTGACGGCCGACATGGCGGAGATCATCGCCAGCGGCGACTACAGCCTGATGCCCGAATTCGCAGGGATATGGGTCGATGCGGGTGAGTTCAACCAGGAATCAATCTTCGAAGCCAACCACCTGCCGGAAGGCAAGACCTGGGACAGCGGATGGCAGGGCTACGGCACCAACCTCCCCGCCTTCATCTCTCCCAACGAACTGAAGGGTGGAAGTGAGACAGGCGACTTCAAGGGTGGCTGGGGCTTCGGACCCGTACGCCAGCCGGTGTGGGACCTCTACGAAGAGGGTGACAGCCGCCGCGAGGGATCGATCAACAAATGGGAGCCGGGACAGTACACCGCCCGCTTCCAGGATACCGGCCTCTTCATGGCCAAATATGCCGCCCGCGTGGGATACAACCCGCAGGGGGATGTGGACCTCAACTACTGTAACAACCTGCGCATCTACCGGTATGCCGAGACCTTACTCACCTATGCCGAGATGATTGTCATTCACGGTCAGTCGGAAGTGCAGGGGATCACGGCCCAATCTGCTCTCGATGAGGTACGTCTGCGTGCCTTCGGGGCTGAGAGCTCCATCCCGGTCACCGCTGCCAATATCAAGCTGGAACGACGCCGCGAATTCGTAGGAGAAGGAATGCGCTTCTGGGATATCGTCCGCTGGGGCGACACCGCGTTGCTGACCGAGAACCTGACGGAGTTCAACAGCGTACGTACTTGGAACGACAACTTTAAGTATCTGCCTATTCCGCAATCTGAGATTGACAAGACCGCAGGTACCGAGTTTGCCCTGGAACAGAACCCGGGATACAATTAGTTGATATGAGGATTCGATGATTTGCAGACTTGAAGAGTTGAAGAGTTGAAGATTCAAGGGTCAGAATCAATCGAACGGATCTCACAAAATGATTTTA
This genomic window from Dysgonomonadaceae bacterium zrk40 contains:
- a CDS encoding RagB/SusD family nutrient uptake outer membrane protein, whose product is MKQYINLLIIMLLAGFISCSDDFLTNSTTEQQAAGEPATEGAILSNLAATYQILLFDSYADNNYNSLVLMSDLRSDDIFKGGGDAGDQHQLYLLSLFTTTPQENINGLWNIFYSGLARANNVISACENAVGFDTEADIKKLNQYKAEAHFLRAYYTHWLWKFWGNVPYFEEPLTEPPYMTRQYSADEVYAEIMEDIDVATTEGYLPLKTVGINAGRINRAAALMLKARVVLYQKDAARYGEVTADMAEIIASGDYSLMPEFAGIWVDAGEFNQESIFEANHLPEGKTWDSGWQGYGTNLPAFISPNELKGGSETGDFKGGWGFGPVRQPVWDLYEEGDSRREGSINKWEPGQYTARFQDTGLFMAKYAARVGYNPQGDVDLNYCNNLRIYRYAETLLTYAEMIVIHGQSEVQGITAQSALDEVRLRAFGAESSIPVTAANIKLERRREFVGEGMRFWDIVRWGDTALLTENLTEFNSVRTWNDNFKYLPIPQSEIDKTAGTEFALEQNPGYN
- a CDS encoding RNA polymerase sigma-70 factor, whose translation is MKKVLQGYSSNEDHTLFILLRKRDQEAFEMIYRKYHRYLYALAMKYLKNTHLAEDAVQHVFVKLWESTHDIHIEVNLKNYLYTMTKNYILNFIRDNKAKVTLSYEQAQFDLPEEEHILRAMEERQTQELLYRGIDQLPPQKKEVCRRKLESDDSNQQIAEKMGISVHTVKSHYQESLKLLRSYFEKVKMILL
- a CDS encoding FecR domain-containing protein: MLRKERDIVKKVIAENASKQEARDVVEWFSGSIEGQQALSDMIDRDAYLMEGDPHTGRSFTPLQSDLLFSNIERKIRLRQIRKQALRIAAVLLPLLLITGFGFYINSRTSLFEGTTYTELYVPKGEDARIFFQDGTEVFLNADTRIRYPERFGLLRREVWLDGEAYFNVKENKRRSFEVHSQNTTVEVLGTSFNVNSYRESDKIRVTLDEGSIVFRTQHNGSTLSPGQQAEYDKITGQLVVTNLMHPSNQSLWKNNLLYFYDSPLSEVINVLERRYNVEFNLLTPEALNYSYTLTTRHQSLDSVLIEMQKIAPVRFTLGENGVDVSL
- a CDS encoding transposase, with the translated sequence MGKRVIEIKAKNGTVYLYEDESYWDREKGYSTHKRTCIGKKGADGEAIYNTYYRNREKMHQLAAEVKKPNEVSNTTFVGETMILDKVTRDTGVSRVLTESYGENDARKIIALSYYQICRGKALSNAEDWLEQRGLGKMGLSSQRVSELLGRLKQDKVNTFFQLWAGEHAEKGSQLFDLTSVSTYGKRNPYAEYGYNRDRENLEQINLALLTSCGSGLPMWYQVLPGSMSDKVILDQVLSMMKKMEVPRFTFVGDRGFYSDYNLELLSREGYKFTIPVPSNVAWQKKLIAEHRDTLVRPGNLIEENGSIMYGKTIYKTTPAHGRTWYHLYFDPARKDKIIASFMQKLRALKDELEADKLVESHRTMYERYFIVKETPVRGRSVNYNDEAIQEFINSDSCYWVLISTSAKTAVQALEQYRERNGVELYFDDEKNLLDLRRLKNHSEQTIKGKIFVTFISLIILARLRKMVDQIDKKKRKHWSEQDMLRKVETYARVHFEGKYKDVYSTPTAAQRLVFDLLEIPYTFKGKESTSGREL
- a CDS encoding cysteine desulfurase — translated: MLKLIDIDKIRADFPILTREVYGKRLVYFDNAATTQKPRCVIDKITEMYTTVNANVHRGVHLLSQEATEEHEASRRVVQQFIHAASPNEIVFTRGATESINLVASTYCSTFCREGDEILISAMEHHSNIVPWQMQAERLGLKLRVAPINEQGELLLSELEQLITPRTKLIAVTHISNVLGTINPIREIIEIAHRQEVPVLIDAAQSVQHTTVDVQALDCDFLVFSSHKIYGPTGVGVLYGKEKWLNALPPYQGGGEMISTVSFEKTTYNTLPYKFEAGTPDYVGTAALAEALRYVSAIGIDRIAAYEQELLSYATEKLLAINGLRIIGTSVEKSSVISFLVEGVHPYDMGTLLDRMGIAVRTGHHCAEPLMRLLGVEGTVRASFAFYNTRKEVDLLVEGIVRIVKMFRA
- the sufD gene encoding Fe-S cluster assembly protein SufD; translated protein: MIEQQYKDLFQQFRSELDANSVEGLNRHRDAAFDRFQQIGFPTSREEDYKHSNVARVFDTDLGLNLRNIPIPVNPYDAFKCDVPNLSTHLYFLINDRYYDKPLANDPLPEGVFVGSLQRFSEVYPDIFNAHYGQIADYSDNGVVAYNTMFAQDGFVVYVPKNVTVEKPLQLINILRGGVDLSVNRRLLIIAEENAHVKLLVCDHAVDDVHFVVTQVTEVSAAAHAQVDVYELEENSSKVTRLNNLFSEQMEHSHVATSAITLHNGYTRNNYRFRILGEHAHVDAGGLAICDGSQHIDNFAFLDHAVPHCTSNELFKTVLDDRATGVFCGKILVEKDAQKTQAYQNNRNLLASSTAQMFSKPQLEIYADDVKCSHGLTTGQLDEEALFYMRARGIDKDEAKLLLMVAFTRDVVDLVRIDTLQERLAMLIEKRFRGELMRCGNCNVCK
- a CDS encoding TonB-dependent receptor, with protein sequence MVTKARDFREEVTIREQNTELETVLKQLLTPRQIGYEIRENKIYIFDQSLAETETGQPVTQQVNLTGRVTDENGEPVIGANISVPGTTTGTVTDYDGYYALTVPKGSTLRFSYIGYLDREYNITSQTQLNVQLLEDTEVLDELIVVGYGVQRKSVVTAAISKVTAEELNVTRPSRVEDALKGKVSGVQITQSSGQPGSDSKVRIRGIGTINNSEPLYIVDGMIVGGGINYLNPVDIESVEILKDAASAAIYGARAANGVILVTTKKGTKGKASVNYDVSYGWQNPWKKREILNAEEYMVIMNEMQLNDGNLPRYNNEQVMGAGVGTDWQDETFYYNAPVQNHQVSVSGGSDDLLYFLSFGFFDQAGIVGGNYDKSNYRRYSLRSNSTYTVFEADDRSFLNKVTVGANIGYSRDKSTGIETNSEYGSILGSALTFSPLVSVYADEATAAGILAQYPHAVTDGDRVFSLPPAGFQEIANPVGMLHQPSAGFNNSDKFVSSFWGELQILPELKFRTTYGADLAFWGYDSYTFPYFLATQGKDQQFSTVQSEMNRGYSWQLENYLSYAKSFNEVHNLSAVAGVSASRYRYRNLGGNDRDLLETSPSKANINSAIADRQLERAWGGTGGYDFTGTASYFGRVDYNYAERYMLQATMRRDGSTSFGPNNKWGVFPSFSVGWNMTNEAFMANRPEWFDYMKLRFSWGKNGNDRIGNFLYTSLMNGGQNYYFGGGYQVNEADPAKVGEITGSMQYGSSPGYIPNPNVKWEESVQTDLGLEARFLNSRLTFGFDYFVKATNDMLMYQPIPSYVGLGAPIANVGDMENRGVEFELGWKNSAGDFNYFISANASYLQNKLINLGNETGEQIYENAGASGVGSYVKGMNGEVFPYFYGFKTDGLFQNQAEVDGYVNGEGARLQPTAKPGDVRFVDTNGDGSISDDDKTKIGKGAPDWTYGLTLGADWKGFDANLFFQGTYGNDIFDFAQRGDIPAANRPAWILDRWHGEGTSNRMPRMTSANPNSNWRSSDLYIKDGSYVRLKSAQLGYTLPDALTKKISIQRLRLYVSADNLLTFTGYDGFDPEIASGGYTTIGIDRGIYPQARTISLGANISF